TGGGTTCAAagaaaatatcgataaaatcgaaaaaattaccaCAATTACGGATATAGCATCTTCACTTATCGATCATTGGCTTGGTGACCTTATTCAAACTGTCACTTATGATAAAGGAAGACCCTTGAGCTATGGCCTTCGTTCTTAtttagctcaactggtagctGATAaggttaattatatataatttaatttatttttcgccATACCTGCgccgaaagtttaaattcctgcccGTTTAGTGGGAAGAAAGTCGTATTTttctcttatgaaaaaaaaatgatgaaaattagcgcatgcgccattttttcttcaaatagaGACAATAGTATATTGCACACCAAGAGAGGAAAGTATGAAATTCCAACCTGCCTGTACAATTACCTACCCGACAAACACCCGGATTAAGACGTCCGATCTTTCTCCGTGGTGTGAATACGATTTTTTACCAGATCTGTACCtgaaagtttcaatttttacttCTGTTTGCGAGAAGAATGGCGCGTGCGCCAATTTTCTTCACGTGTTTTCTCACGAAAGGAAGTAATGACTTTCTTCCCTCTAAACAGAGCAGAAACTTGAACTTATGGTGTAgatatggtgaaaaaatttaatctctgAGAGGAAGATTTGACTCGGGCAGGCAGTCACACATGCGGGTTGAAAAGTCTTAATTTAATTCCGCGACTTTTGAtccccggacaaaatatccctcCGACTAAATTTCTCCGATTGAttctttcaacaataaaaataatatttttacacgTGTTATATGTATGCTACATGACAaactatattaataatttaacatttacAGCCGACGTATCTAAAGGTCGTTCTCCGTCACAAAATTAAACATCTtaatgtattttcaaaaataatatataattatatacgaaaatttttaagtgagtTAATCgtatccaattttttttaaatagtttataaatatgtttatAAGGGGTTTGCACTTTTCTCTCTATTACACTTAAGTCCTCaaacggtactatctttgttacacttgtgcagtaaatggaaacttagaccgagtttttttcttaaacaaacgaatattataaaacaattaaagcgtTCTTCGTTAGGTTAGACAGTGCAGGAATGCGCGGTCTATGTTttgtatttagagattttccctaattaaacaaaatgattaaaaagtatttaaaatgatttgttttttaatcattttaaatactttttaatccttcaaatcatttctaatcctgtctcttatggacatttaacgtgtgaaatcatttttaatcattttgtttaatcagggttgcttccgaaaaaaacgtcagccgaaaatatctgataacccctgttatgaaaaaaattaataatgacctttgatatattttatagtacAGATATTTAGTCGaaaggatattttgtccagggattaaggccattctcagacagtgccccccactttttaaaaattttcgatgactttcaactgtcataagcgtatcaaatttttatcaattaattaaaaaaaaattaaagcattaattgaaaaaaggtcaacgtagtcgtaatttcgcctatgtatagatttaaaaaaaatttatgtacacTAGATATCAATTAAGAGTTGaacaaaattcgttaaataaatttccataaaatcgtcatgtcaattttataattcgtatttttaaatttttttggctaaagtttattcaacaaatttcgtttaactcccaattgatatcaatcttaagtaattttttttaaattctatatcgcaatgaaattacgactacgttgtccttttttcaattaaggttttaatttttttttaattaattaataaaattttaatacggttatgacagttgaaagtcattgcatattttcaaaaagtggagggcactgtctgagaatgcccttaaaaaCCGCGTTACCTCTATTTTCCTCCCTGGATGTGTAatgtactaatttttaatcttaaaaattttaattatcatcttttattataattaatgatattcaatCAACTTCAGGTTGATAAAAATGCTCATTCTATTGATCgatttatcaataatcaagGACAAGAAGGAAATTGGAATGAATTTCATTGTATGTTTATATTATCTTTACTattatctttaaatatttatataatgagATAGTAAGATTATctatttattatgaattattacagATAATTATATATCGCGTACAATCGAAAACGTTCTGGGTAAAGACAACTTCCGAACGGCTCtaagaaattatatattaaataagtaTGTCATCCAATATCTAgcaaactaattttatttggttgataattatttaacagctatagtatttttttttcaagtgaatcTAAAGATCAGATAGTCAGTGAGCTTTCCGATGAAATCGCAAAAGCATCTGGAGACAAGAAAGAATTTATggaaaaagttttgaaaaattggagtactttttcgtcatttcccaCACTCACGGTCACtcgtaattatgaaaaaaataaagcaatTGTTACACAAGCACGATTTTTATCTGATCCGGAGTTAGATTGGAGATATTGGGTGCCATTGAATTGGGCAACTCAAGACGAGCCTAATTTCGAAGATACGTCGGTAACTCAGTGGTATGATGGTGATTTAATGAAAACCGAAATTCCGGTTGCAGTTGCTGATGATCGTtggataattttaaacaaacaaCATTttggtatttatttattaatatttatataactgCACATGCTCAAAATAAATGCCATAAATGTCTGACATCGGTCTccgatgtaaaaaaatttcagaaaagttCGATATGTGGGACTTCTAAATTTTAGACAGATTATAACTTTGCGTGGAACCTTCTTCGAGCTTTTCTAATTTCGATAGTTAAAAATGAAGTTTATCTAGGATTTCATGAGAGCAAAATTTGAGTATAAaaacaacatttttaaaacgtACACGGcaagaaatgcatggcgttcaacaccgTGCTGGTATGGTCTtaagacagatactaaaatagtatgtgaaatattccaagacggtcttgtaacgagtcccagaagtatggcgtttttttttttatcccagACAACTGATCCCCTACTAGTAGTCacaaagttgatggccaacaagctctttcgattgccaccttaaccatctaaatcggttcattagttaaaaagttataaagagtttacatatatacatacacatacacacatacatacatacagacactcggacatcattctgaaaatagtcagaataggtTCCTAGGACCTGAAAACgtcaacatctgatgaaatttcgattttcgaaaatcggggtgaaaacaataacttcccgaatttttcgaaaatcgtcgattatcttagcgggaagttaaaaagttcGATATCTGGAACTTGTAAACTttagacagattagaactttgaGTGGAActggagtaaaaaataaatatttttaaaacgtatTTCTCAGAAGAAGTTCCaatcgaagttctaatctgtctcaagtTCATAAATTTCACACTccgaatttttatgaaattttttaggaacgaattttttccaCGGGCATAAttcgtatttaaattttcatttttttttaattttctaggtACTTATCGCGTAaattatgatgaaaaaaattggaaattaataataaattatctgaaaactgatgattactcaaaaattcaTCTCTTCAATCGTATTCAGCTGATTAACGACGCATTTACTATTGCCGGTTGGGGATTTCTTGACTACAGTATACCTTTTGAACTAGCGGAGTATCTTCCTCGTGAAACAGAATTTGCTCCATGGGCAGCATTTCTGCATCATATTGAGCAGTTATATTATGAAACATCACTACGTCATTCCGAATACTACGATAATTTCAaggttttatttcaataattatataactcgtttatttttattatcttaatagtaaacttatttatattttgttatctAGATATATGTTTTGAAGCTGactgatgaattaaaaaaacggATCCTACTCACGGATGAAGCTGATGATGATTTTACCACGCGGCTTTTGAGAATTTCTTTGGTGAATGTGCGTTCCATTTATGGGTCAAGTGATGAAGGAAATTATGCCCTTGCTAAACTTAGAAATTGGCTCGACGATCCTGATAAATATccgtaaatataatattactattatatCATATTCTTTTATAGTCATAACTAAAATTCActaatattgattattttcttatgataccagcattgaaacttgaagtttcagttTCTCTACAGCCAGTCGGAAAAAGTTAATTTCAGTCCAATGCCGCGAGTTGATATTAGAAACGCGTAAATTGTGAATGCCTTtagtcagcgggcagaaacaaaattttttttcagcattcCTGCACCGCAAGTTCGAATTCCTGCGCCGTTGAGTAGGAAGAAAGTCGCTCTTTTCTTATGTGAGAATTAGAGTGTCTTTAGCTcgggaaaagtagaaaatctagcAGGGGACGAACAAGCGGATAATTGCTTGTTGGGAACCCGAAAGGTACAAATGGAGAAGCCCTTTACATAGGGTACGAGGAGAACTTGCATCCCACCACTAATCTATGCAAACAGTTGACCAGAGctgaagtctggtaccatggggaatccattccaagccccacttcgaccagagtctctctatttcctgagatggaaGGAGTGTTTGGGTCCAAATGAGGTCGGACTCGTGGTGGTTGTTGGTGAGGCACCCACATGCAATGCATACCTAATGGTTAAGTTAATGTGAGCTTATGCTCAtatttcgcttttataatatatggtggaGTTGATTATACAaatacacacaaaaaaaaaaattctcgactgaaggtaaatattcttgattcaagaaaatttttttggagacctaaattttctcagataaagtagaaatcttctccaaccaagacgaattctcttgagtcaagaaaatcttgacttggtttccgaaaacgtttgtcttcaaaaatattttcttgactcaagatatctgttttttctgtgtagggaTTTCGCagcgcgagtatgcccaaaagggcgatGTATCGTCCTCCCGTCAAACGGAGGTGGGCCTAACAgccccgttacattaattaactTAGATGAGAAAACAAATACACGACGAAGAATGTTGACTCGaaacttagaaatttttattatgctgtcgaccaaacttgttTCAAGTCGTGAAGTATCCAAAAAGTTATGCTCTTTCAGAAAATTACTATgccgcatcacaattattataatgtataaaaGTAATTGTTACTAAAGTTTATCGATAAGTTCCTCGCGCATA
This sequence is a window from Microplitis mediator isolate UGA2020A chromosome 3, iyMicMedi2.1, whole genome shotgun sequence. Protein-coding genes within it:
- the LOC130665520 gene encoding aminopeptidase N-like isoform X2, encoding MIINILIKNLFFYIISFFVFTQITMTQTSSKPNYKLPFENQNSSSGYDVESYYYKIKLVPHIQENEVTFDGEVSIDFKNIIASSWIKLSAKNLEIVENVILKKDDEIYESSDYTITIDDSGNTLTINFDREIALGIYNLYIQYKSHGLGSSKVLKHTYYFDKLGKKQWILLSDFQNGGLEELFPSWKSDWCPSKFEFSIKHNKEYTVLFNAPVKEIVAAEDSNSVWTIFEKAPSLTPNSFAFIVGDLEYLSAHDDDPFKLWFPKNTIDCENNDIKIVEKLWKALEDVTGVNRKEHKYNKLDVVVLPEFIKIKRFNWGLCTVNDESIGFKENIDKIEKITTITDIASSLIDHWLGDLIQTVTYDKGRPLSYGLRSYLAQLVADKVDKNAHSIDRFINNQGQEGNWNEFHYNYISRTIENVLGKDNFRTALRNYILNNESKDQIVSELSDEIAKASGDKKEFMEKVLKNWSTFSSFPTLTVTRNYEKNKAIVTQARFLSDPELDWRYWVPLNWATQDEPNFEDTSVTQWYDGDLMKTEIPVAVADDRWIILNKQHFGTYRVNYDEKNWKLIINYLKTDDYSKIHLFNRIQLINDAFTIAGWGFLDYSIPFELAEYLPRETEFAPWAAFLHHIEQLYYETSLRHSEYYDNFKIYVLKLTDELKKRILLTDEADDDFTTRLLRISLVNVRSIYGSSDEGNYALAKLRNWLDDPDKYPIET